The Bacillus kexueae genomic interval ACGATCTCCTTTTCATTGGAGGTACCGAAATTCACCCGATACTAAAAGAGCAACAAACAAACCTATTAGTCAATGAGCCCGAAAAAAACGGAGATATTACGCCTTATCAACTATTGAATGAAACAACAATTCGCATCGCTTATATACAGCCATCACCTTGGAATGAAGAACATGCATTAACCGTTTTTACAAAAACAGATTTGGAACAAAACAACCTCTATTTATCGGAGCAAATGCTGTTATATTTAAAAGAAAACGGGGACCCTGCTTATATCGTGGCACAAAATATTAACAATGATATTTTCACTTACCAAGCAGAAGAAGAAAAAAATTCCGAACAAGTAACCAAAACAGAATTCAAATTATTAGACGGTAGCCAACTTTTCATTTGGATTGGATTATCCTTGCTCTTTGTCCTATCCATCGTTCTTTTCATCATCATGATTCGAAGAAAAAAGAAACAAGAAAAGTTAGATCAAGAATGATTCTTGTTACGTACTTCTAACGACTTGAAAAGCCCCTAAGAAAAGCGCAAGTCCTTAGGCGAAGGGCGCTTTAGGACCTGCGAGGAGTCTTCCGTCGCCACAGCAGGGCCGAAGCGACCCGAGCTCATGACGCTTGGAGCTAGACACAAAAAAAAACTGTAAAGAGAATACTTTAACATTTTATTGAACTTAAACTTTCCGTAACAACCAAAAAGGCAATCGGATTTTTTCCGATTGCCTTTCAAATTAGGACGACACAGCGTTTTCCATATTCTCGGTCAGCCCATTTTGTAGTAAATACATTTTATAATACAACCCTTTTTGAGCAAGTAATTGTTGATGGTTGCCCCTCTCTACAATCTCCCCTTGATGTAAAACGAGAATTTGGTCAGCATCTTGTATAGTGGATAATCGATGGGCAATCGCAATCGTGGTTCTACCCTTCCTGATTTTATCAAGCGCCACACTAATCGCCTCTTCTGTCTCGGTATCAATGTTGGCAGTTGCTTCATCTAAGATTAAGATTTTGGGATTGGTCGCGATGGTTCGGGCTAACGCAATCAATTGGCGTTGCCCACTCGATAAAGTGGCCCCTCGCTCTACAACTTGATGTTTGTAGGCATCAGGAAGCTGCTCAATAAAGCTGTGCGCTTGCACAAACTCCGCCGCTTTTTTTACATTCTCATCCGATATTTCCTCATTGTATAGCCGAATATTATCTTGAATCGTTCCAAAGAAAAGAAATGGGTCTTGTAAAACGAGGCCTACCTTTTGACGAAGCTCCTGTTTTGGATAGTCTTTAATCGACTGCCCATCTATGAAAACATCTCCCCGTTCAAATTCATAAAAACGCATAAATAAATTAATGATCGAACTTTTACCACTTCCGGTATGACCGACAAGTGCAACTGTCTCCCCGGGCTTAGCCGTAAACGAAATATTTTTTAAAACATCACGCTTTCCGTCGTAACTAAAGGAAACATTCCGAAATTCAATCTCTCCATTTTGAATGACCACATTTTTCTCTTTTTGAGAGGGCTCTTCATCCTTCTCATCTAGTAGCGTAAATACCCGGGAGGAAGCAACAATCGCTTGCTGAAACATGGAAAGTCGCATCATCATTTGGTTAACCGGCTCAAAGAAACGATCTAAATAATTGACAAAGGCGTACAGCACCCCGATTTCAACTGGGCTGTTAAATGACGAAATCCCAAAATAACTCAACACTAAAATAAGCGATAATACGTACACAACATCAATCGCAGGGCGAAGTAACAAACCATCCAGCTTAATATTTTTCATCCCCGACTCATAATGTGACTCATTGATGGCTCCGAATTCTTGTTGCAATCGCTTCTGTTGTCTAAACACTTGAATCATAGCCATCCCTTGCAACGATTCATTTAACTTCGCATTGAGTTGACTTAATTTTTCCCGAAGTTGTGCATAATAGATCGAGCTATACTTTCGGTACGTACGAATGATGAAAAAGATGATTGGTAAAATGGCCAAACAGAAAAAGGCTAATTTAGCATTTAGCAAGAACATAGCCACGAAAATTCCAACCAATAAGAACGAACTTTGAATGAACGACACTAACACTTCCACGAACATATCTTTGATCGCTTCAGTATCATTCGTTACCCTTGAAACAATGCTTCCAGCAGGTGTTTGATCAAAATAACGCATCCCGAGCCGCTGCACTTTCGTAAACACATCAATTCTCAGCTGTTGAATAATCTTCAAGGCGATTTCTTGAAACTTAAGCTGCTGAAAATATAAAATAACCACCTTCATAATGTGGAGGCTTAAGAACCCAATTCCTAAATAAAAAAGAGGTTCTCTCGGAAAATATTGAGGTGTTAAATAACTATCGATAAACACTTTGATTAAAATGGGTCCAATGACATCCGCCGCTGTTGTCATCGTTAGTAGCAAAAAAGCTAACATGATTCCTTTGCCATGGGGCTTTGTATAACCTATTAAACGCCGAAACACTTCTCTTTGCTTTTTCGGAGACAATTTTAAACTTTTTTCCATGCCTTACCCCCCATGTTCTACAATGTCTTCTAACTGCTGTCTAATATACATGTCTTTATACCATCCCTCTTGTGCCATCAATTGTTCATGGGTACCTCGCTGAACAACCTCCCCTTCATCAAGCACGAGAATCAGATGCGCATGTTGAATGGCGCTTAAGCGATGCGCTGTTATAATCGTTGTTTTCCCGTCACGGTTTGCTTTTAAGGAAGTTAAAATTTGCTCTTCTGTTTTTGCATCTACAGCTGATAAAGAATCATCTAGAATTAAGATCTCAGGGTCCATGAGAAGAGCACGAGCAATGGAAATGCGTTGCTTTTGCCCCCCAGATAAGGAAACGCCTCGCTCCCCTACAACCGTGTCATACCCTTCTGTTAATTGAACGATGTCATCATGAATATGGGCTAGCTTCGCTGCCTGTTGAACTTCTTCTACCGTTGCATCGGGTTTTCCGAATGCGATGTTTTCTTGAATGGATGCTGAAAAAAGAAAATGATCTTGCGGCACGTATCCAAAGACACTGCGCAATGAATTAAGCTCATAGTCAAAAATAGATTCGTTCCCAATCTTGATATCCCCATTTATATCTGGAAACTCGCGAAGCAATGCTTTAATGAGAGACGTTTTTCCTGCCCCTGTTTTTCCGACAATTCCTAACGTTTCTCCCTTTTTTAATGTGAAATGGATATTGGATAATACCGCCTGTTCTTCATTTGGATACGAAAATGAATCGACGTGATATTGAAGATCACCACTCGGTGTATCCTTTCGCGCTCCTTTTTGCTCTAACACATCCGGTTTTTCATGAAGTAATTTCGATACTCGATCATAGGAAGCTCTTCCTCTTTCCACAATGTTGAACAACCAACCAAACGCAAGCATTGGCCATATAAGAAGGCCTAGATACGTTGTAAACGAAACAAGCTCTCCAATCGTTAATTCCCCTTGAATCACATAGCGAGCTCCAAACACAATAGCGAGAAAGAACGAAACCCCAACAATGATTGAGATCGTTGGATCAAACAATGAATCGACTCTCGCAACAGCTAAGTTTTTACGAACAACATCTTCAGACTGATCACGAAAAGATTCGATATCCTCCTTCTCTTGACCAAACGTTTTAATGACTTTTATCCCCGATATACTTTCTTGTGTTTTGTCATTCAAAGAGGAAAATGCTTCTTGCGCCTGCCCAAATCGATTATGTAGTAATGAACCGTAAAAATTCGTTAAATACGCCATGATAGGCATGGGAATCAAACAGATGAGCGTCAACTTCCAGCTAATTGTTGCCGCCATCGTAATGATGACGAATCCACCTACAGCCAATGAGTCTACGAGTGTTAAAACGCCAGCTCCTGCCGTTTGCTGAATCGCCTGTAAATCGTTCGTCGCATGGGCCATCAAATCACCAATCCGTCGTCGTTGGTAAAACGATTGCGTCATCATCGTAAACTGTTGATACAAACGATTCCGAAGGAGCTTCGACAATTTAACCGCTGAACCGAAAATCATAATGCGCCAAATAAAACGAAGCACATACATCATGAGTGCAGCTCCTAATAGAATACCCATCCACTGCCACAACTTTTCTTGCGAAAGAGTACCTTCTGCGATTTGATCGACCACGATGCCGATCACTTTTGGAGGGACTAATTCTAAAAATGCGACGATAAATAACAATATAATTCCCGTTAAATAAGCTCTTTTCTCCTGTTTAAAAAACCACATCAACTCCAAAAACACTTTCATCCGAAAAGTCCTCCGATACCATTTGGTTAAAAAAACGTAACAGTTACATTTTACCAGAAATTTCTGAATTGTTCATTAAACACTGAATTGAGATTGAATAATTTTCCATAATACCTTCCACTTCCCGTTTTCAACTCGACTAATTCCATGTTTCTCATCCAACTCACGGACAACTTCTTCTAATGTGAACCCTTGATACTTAATATACATTTTGTTACTAAGTCCACGGGCTTTTAAAATATGCGCACTTGGCCCTAACAAATTCCCATTTGTTAAAAAGAAAACACTCTCGTCCTCACATTCGATCACATCCCACGACTGTGGAATATACTCTTCCGATTGAAATTGAATCATTCGTTTCTCTTCGTTCATGAACTTACTCCCTCTTACTTTTCTATTCAATTAAAAAGCTTTCAAAAAAACTTACAATATCGATGGAATCTTGACAACGAAATAAAAGACGTTTTTTGGCATCATTATATCGAATTAGTAAAGGAAAATGCTTAACCGAATGAAAATAATACTGTACCGAACTAATTTCTGAGGCATTCATTCACCCGTCTTATAAAAATTAGACATCCGTTTCGTTTGAGAAGTTTTAGGGAGCGTAACTAGGTTGGAAAATGACTTGAGACTATTGAGGAAACAGTAAGGTAAACATGGTAATGTACGATTATCTAGAAGCACTAAAATACATAACCTGGGGACAAATATTGAAAAAATTAGTTAGTTAATGAGAAGTGTAAAGTTATATTATTAAACAAGGTCAAAAAATGGTCACGAGAAGTCTCGTGACCATTTTAACCTTATTTATATTAGGTTTTGAGCGTTTATTACATCATTCCGCCCATTCAAGAATATAAAAAATAGAAACAAACTCTTGCAAAAGATAACTAATTTATCAACTTTTCTTTATTACATGTCTAATAATCTTATATAGAAAATAAAA includes:
- a CDS encoding ABC transporter transmembrane domain-containing protein; translation: MKVFLELMWFFKQEKRAYLTGIILLFIVAFLELVPPKVIGIVVDQIAEGTLSQEKLWQWMGILLGAALMMYVLRFIWRIMIFGSAVKLSKLLRNRLYQQFTMMTQSFYQRRRIGDLMAHATNDLQAIQQTAGAGVLTLVDSLAVGGFVIITMAATISWKLTLICLIPMPIMAYLTNFYGSLLHNRFGQAQEAFSSLNDKTQESISGIKVIKTFGQEKEDIESFRDQSEDVVRKNLAVARVDSLFDPTISIIVGVSFFLAIVFGARYVIQGELTIGELVSFTTYLGLLIWPMLAFGWLFNIVERGRASYDRVSKLLHEKPDVLEQKGARKDTPSGDLQYHVDSFSYPNEEQAVLSNIHFTLKKGETLGIVGKTGAGKTSLIKALLREFPDINGDIKIGNESIFDYELNSLRSVFGYVPQDHFLFSASIQENIAFGKPDATVEEVQQAAKLAHIHDDIVQLTEGYDTVVGERGVSLSGGQKQRISIARALLMDPEILILDDSLSAVDAKTEEQILTSLKANRDGKTTIITAHRLSAIQHAHLILVLDEGEVVQRGTHEQLMAQEGWYKDMYIRQQLEDIVEHGG
- a CDS encoding ABC transporter ATP-binding protein → MEKSLKLSPKKQREVFRRLIGYTKPHGKGIMLAFLLLTMTTAADVIGPILIKVFIDSYLTPQYFPREPLFYLGIGFLSLHIMKVVILYFQQLKFQEIALKIIQQLRIDVFTKVQRLGMRYFDQTPAGSIVSRVTNDTEAIKDMFVEVLVSFIQSSFLLVGIFVAMFLLNAKLAFFCLAILPIIFFIIRTYRKYSSIYYAQLREKLSQLNAKLNESLQGMAMIQVFRQQKRLQQEFGAINESHYESGMKNIKLDGLLLRPAIDVVYVLSLILVLSYFGISSFNSPVEIGVLYAFVNYLDRFFEPVNQMMMRLSMFQQAIVASSRVFTLLDEKDEEPSQKEKNVVIQNGEIEFRNVSFSYDGKRDVLKNISFTAKPGETVALVGHTGSGKSSIINLFMRFYEFERGDVFIDGQSIKDYPKQELRQKVGLVLQDPFLFFGTIQDNIRLYNEEISDENVKKAAEFVQAHSFIEQLPDAYKHQVVERGATLSSGQRQLIALARTIATNPKILILDEATANIDTETEEAISVALDKIRKGRTTIAIAHRLSTIQDADQILVLHQGEIVERGNHQQLLAQKGLYYKMYLLQNGLTENMENAVSS